One part of the Streptomyces lydicus genome encodes these proteins:
- a CDS encoding VOC family protein → MDIKLSQCFIAVDDHDKALAFYRDVLGLEVRNDVGFEGMRWVTVGAPSQPEVNIVLEPPLADPNASAADRQAMAELLAKGLLRGVIFQSDDVDATFERIRAAGGEVLQEPVDQPYGVRDCAFRDPSGNMLRFTQPRGK, encoded by the coding sequence ATGGACATCAAGCTTTCGCAGTGCTTCATCGCCGTCGACGACCACGACAAGGCGCTCGCCTTCTACCGGGACGTGCTCGGCCTGGAGGTGCGCAACGACGTCGGTTTCGAGGGGATGCGCTGGGTGACCGTCGGCGCGCCGTCCCAGCCCGAGGTGAACATCGTCCTCGAACCGCCCCTCGCGGACCCGAACGCCTCGGCCGCCGACCGGCAGGCCATGGCGGAACTGCTCGCGAAGGGCCTGCTGCGCGGCGTCATCTTCCAGAGCGACGACGTCGACGCCACCTTCGAGCGCATCCGGGCCGCGGGCGGTGAGGTGCTGCAGGAACCCGTAGACCAGCCGTACGGCGTCCGCGACTGCGCGTTCCGTGATCCCTCCGGCAACATGCTGCGCTTCACCCAGCCCCGCGGAAAGTGA
- a CDS encoding AraC family transcriptional regulator gives MDILTEALASMRTGHPASVRTNGRAPWGLRLPPVAGAGFHVVLYGTCWLLPLDDAPPHLKPIPLSPGDVVFLRDGRGHILADQPSTPAEEPDAERYRPGSPIGSVTLGGDGPETSLLCGNYHLDQGRPHPLVRQLPEVIHLSTRHGRHPELSAAVQLLGSELENPRIGSDGIVPTLIDSLLLYILRAWLDDQPPADARGWAAALSDSAVAPALSAVHADPAAPWTVESLAERAGLSRAAFARRFAALVGEPPMAYLTRWRMTTAARLLRESDAPLTTVAARSGYGSEFAFAKAFKREYGQAPGSYRRLARAA, from the coding sequence ATGGACATCCTCACGGAGGCGCTGGCCTCGATGCGCACGGGGCACCCGGCGTCCGTACGGACCAACGGCCGCGCCCCCTGGGGCCTGCGGCTGCCGCCGGTCGCGGGCGCCGGGTTCCACGTGGTGCTGTACGGCACCTGCTGGCTGCTGCCCCTCGACGACGCGCCGCCGCATCTGAAGCCGATACCGCTGAGCCCGGGGGACGTCGTCTTCCTGCGGGACGGCCGGGGGCACATCCTCGCCGATCAGCCCTCCACCCCGGCCGAGGAGCCCGACGCCGAGCGGTACCGGCCCGGTTCACCGATCGGCTCGGTCACGCTCGGCGGGGACGGGCCCGAGACCAGCCTGCTGTGCGGCAACTACCACCTGGACCAGGGCCGCCCGCACCCGCTGGTGCGCCAACTGCCCGAGGTGATCCACCTGTCGACGCGGCACGGCCGCCATCCGGAGCTGAGCGCCGCCGTCCAGCTCCTCGGCTCCGAGCTGGAGAATCCGCGCATCGGCTCGGACGGCATCGTGCCCACCCTGATCGACTCGCTGCTCCTCTACATCCTGCGGGCCTGGCTGGACGATCAGCCGCCGGCCGATGCCCGGGGCTGGGCCGCGGCCCTGAGCGACTCGGCCGTGGCGCCCGCGCTGTCGGCCGTGCACGCCGACCCCGCGGCCCCGTGGACGGTCGAGTCGCTGGCCGAGCGGGCCGGACTGTCCCGCGCCGCCTTCGCCCGGCGGTTCGCGGCACTGGTGGGCGAGCCGCCGATGGCCTATCTGACGCGCTGGCGCATGACCACCGCCGCCCGGCTGCTGCGCGAGAGCGACGCCCCGCTCACCACGGTCGCCGCGCGCAGCGGCTACGGCTCGGAGTTCGCCTTCGCCAAGGCGTTCAAGCGGGAGTACGGCCAGGCACCGGGCAGCTACCGACGCCTGGCCAGGGCGGCCTAG
- a CDS encoding ATP-binding cassette domain-containing protein produces the protein MSRATGTDTQPPAPHLADSHDLIRVHGARENNLKDVSIEIPKRRLTVFTGVSGSGKSSLVFDTIAAESQRLINETYSAFVQGFMPTLARPEVDVLDGLTTVIAVDQQRMGGDPRSTVGTATDANAMLRILFSRLGKPHIGSPGAYAFNVPSVRASGAITVERGTTKAVKATYSRTGGMCPRCEGRGTVSDLDLTQLYDDSKSLNEGALSVPGYKPGGWNFRLYSGSGFFDVDKPICKYTKRELHDFLHREPTRMKIEGINMTYEGLIPRVRKSMLAKDREAMQPHIREFVDRAVTFTTCPECDGTRLSEAARSSKIQGISIADACRLQVSDLAEWIRGLDEPSVAPLLTALGETLDSFVEIGLGYLSLDRPSGTLSGGEAQRVKMIRHLGSSLTDITYVFDEPTIGLHPHDVQRMNDLLLRLRDKGNTVLVVEHKPETIAIADHVVDLGPGAGTAGGAVCFEGTVAGLRAGDTVTGRHLDDRASLKESVRKPTGTLEVRGATAHNLRDVDVDIPLGVLCVVTGVAGSGKSSLIHGSIPAGAGVVSVDQAPIRGSRRSNPATYTGLLDPIRKAFAKANGVKPALFSANSEGACPTCNGAGVIYTDLAMMAGVATTCEECEGKRFDASVLEYHLGGRDISEVLAMPVTEAEEFFGAGEARTPAAHRILERLADVGLGYLTLGQPLTTLSGGERQRLKLATHMADKGGVYVLDEPTAGLHLADVEQLLGLLDRLVDAGKSVIVVEHHQAVMAHADWIVDLGPGAGHDGGRIVFEGTPADLVAARSTLTGEHLAAYVGS, from the coding sequence ATGAGCAGGGCCACCGGGACGGACACGCAGCCGCCTGCACCGCACCTCGCCGACAGCCACGACCTGATCCGCGTGCACGGCGCGCGCGAGAACAACCTCAAGGACGTCAGCATCGAGATACCGAAGCGCCGGCTGACGGTGTTCACCGGTGTCTCGGGATCCGGCAAGAGTTCGCTGGTCTTCGACACAATCGCCGCGGAGTCGCAGCGGCTGATCAACGAGACGTACAGCGCCTTCGTGCAGGGCTTCATGCCGACCCTGGCGCGGCCCGAGGTCGACGTCCTCGACGGGCTGACCACCGTGATCGCCGTCGACCAGCAGCGGATGGGGGGCGATCCCCGCTCCACGGTCGGCACCGCCACCGACGCCAACGCCATGCTGCGCATCCTCTTCAGCCGGCTCGGGAAGCCGCACATCGGCTCGCCCGGCGCGTACGCCTTCAACGTCCCGTCGGTCCGGGCGAGCGGTGCGATCACCGTCGAGCGCGGCACCACGAAGGCGGTGAAGGCGACCTACTCCCGCACCGGCGGCATGTGTCCGCGCTGCGAGGGCCGGGGCACGGTCTCCGACCTCGACCTCACCCAGCTCTACGACGACTCCAAGTCGCTCAACGAGGGCGCCCTCAGCGTCCCCGGCTACAAGCCCGGCGGCTGGAACTTCCGGCTGTACAGCGGGTCGGGGTTCTTCGACGTGGACAAACCGATCTGCAAGTACACCAAGAGGGAGCTGCACGACTTCCTGCACCGCGAGCCGACCAGGATGAAGATCGAGGGCATCAACATGACCTACGAGGGGCTGATCCCCCGGGTCAGGAAGTCGATGCTCGCCAAGGACCGGGAGGCGATGCAGCCGCACATCCGGGAGTTCGTGGACCGGGCGGTCACCTTCACCACCTGCCCCGAGTGCGACGGCACCCGGCTGAGCGAGGCGGCCCGGTCGTCGAAGATCCAGGGGATCAGCATCGCCGACGCCTGCCGGCTGCAGGTCAGCGACCTCGCCGAGTGGATCCGCGGCCTCGACGAGCCGTCCGTGGCGCCGCTGCTGACGGCGCTGGGCGAGACCCTCGACTCGTTCGTGGAGATCGGCCTCGGCTATCTCTCGCTGGACCGGCCGTCGGGCACCCTGTCGGGCGGCGAGGCGCAGCGCGTCAAGATGATCCGCCATCTCGGCTCCTCGCTCACCGACATCACCTACGTCTTCGACGAGCCCACCATCGGCCTGCACCCCCATGACGTGCAGCGGATGAACGACCTGCTGCTGCGGCTGCGGGACAAGGGCAACACGGTCCTGGTCGTGGAGCACAAGCCGGAGACGATCGCGATCGCCGACCACGTCGTGGACCTCGGCCCGGGGGCCGGTACGGCGGGCGGCGCCGTCTGCTTCGAGGGCACCGTCGCGGGGCTGCGGGCCGGCGATACCGTCACCGGCCGCCACCTCGACGACCGGGCCTCGCTCAAGGAGTCGGTGCGCAAGCCCACCGGCACGCTGGAGGTCCGCGGCGCCACCGCCCACAACCTCCGGGACGTCGACGTCGACATCCCGCTCGGCGTGCTGTGCGTCGTCACCGGCGTGGCCGGCTCCGGCAAGAGTTCGCTGATCCACGGCTCGATCCCCGCCGGCGCGGGTGTGGTGTCGGTGGACCAGGCGCCGATCCGCGGCTCCAGGCGGAGCAACCCGGCGACGTACACCGGGCTGCTCGACCCGATCCGCAAGGCGTTCGCGAAGGCCAACGGCGTCAAGCCGGCGCTGTTCAGCGCCAACTCCGAGGGCGCCTGCCCCACGTGCAACGGCGCCGGCGTCATCTACACCGACCTGGCGATGATGGCCGGCGTCGCCACCACCTGCGAGGAGTGCGAGGGCAAGCGGTTCGACGCCTCGGTGCTGGAGTACCACCTCGGCGGCCGCGACATCAGCGAGGTGCTCGCGATGCCGGTGACCGAGGCCGAGGAGTTCTTCGGCGCGGGCGAGGCGCGCACCCCGGCCGCGCACAGGATCCTCGAACGGCTCGCGGACGTCGGGCTCGGCTACCTCACCCTCGGCCAGCCGCTCACCACGCTGTCCGGCGGCGAGCGGCAGCGGCTCAAGCTGGCCACGCACATGGCCGACAAGGGCGGCGTCTACGTCCTCGACGAGCCGACCGCCGGCCTGCACCTCGCCGACGTCGAGCAGCTGCTCGGCCTGCTCGACCGGCTGGTCGACGCCGGCAAGTCGGTCATCGTCGTCGAGCACCACCAGGCGGTCATGGCACACGCCGACTGGATCGTCGACCTCGGTCCGGGCGCCGGTCACGACGGCGGCCGGATCGTCTTCGAGGGCACCCCGGCCGACCTCGTCGCCGCCCGCTCCACCCTCACCGGCGAGCACCTCGCGGCCTACGTCGGCTCCTGA
- a CDS encoding helix-turn-helix transcriptional regulator: MDREYAKPLDVPALARFALMSPGHFSRSFRAAYGETPYSYLMTRRIERAKALLRRGDLTVTEVCFEVGCTSLGSFSSRFTELVGESPSAYRARSHDDGAAIPACIAKIHTRPVRNGEAKAAPRP; the protein is encoded by the coding sequence ATGGACCGCGAGTACGCGAAGCCGCTCGACGTGCCGGCGCTGGCGCGCTTCGCCCTCATGTCGCCGGGCCATTTCTCCCGCAGCTTCCGCGCCGCCTACGGAGAGACGCCCTACAGCTACCTCATGACGCGCCGGATCGAGCGGGCCAAGGCGCTGCTGCGGCGTGGCGACCTCACGGTGACGGAGGTCTGCTTCGAGGTCGGCTGTACGTCGCTGGGATCGTTCAGCTCGCGGTTCACCGAGCTCGTCGGCGAGAGCCCGAGCGCGTACCGGGCCCGCTCCCACGACGACGGCGCCGCCATCCCGGCGTGCATCGCCAAGATCCATACGCGACCGGTCAGGAATGGAGAAGCGAAAGCCGCGCCCCGCCCGTAG